From Silurus meridionalis isolate SWU-2019-XX chromosome 14, ASM1480568v1, whole genome shotgun sequence, a single genomic window includes:
- the aatka gene encoding serine/threonine-protein kinase LMTK1 isoform X2 encodes MQEFENPGEDYQADLSTLASSGSQDAPDVYVLPLTEVSLPVAKQPCRSIQLLKSADLGRHSLLYLKEIGHDWFGKVFLGEVNAGLSTTQVVVKELKASASIQEQTQFLEEALPYRTLQHPALLQCLAQCTDVTPYLLIMEYCPLGDVKGYLRSCRTAGSATPDPFILQQMACEIASGLQYLHKHNYIHSDLALRSCLLTSEMSVKIGDYGLSHSKYKDDYFVTADQIWVPLRWIAPELIDEVHGNLLIVDQTKSSNVWSLGVTIWELFELGSQPYRHFTDRQVLTYAVKEQQLKLPKPLLKVPLSERWYEVMQFCWLQPEQRPVVEEVYLLLNYLCAKGTTEAEEDFEKRWNSLRPSLDTGSSQRTPALEVPSSTSSFPLLEHFSMVDSFQSENGDEILTVTETSDGLNFEYKWEQAKAEQPYCSSSTSGPLGSSNPHYQDIYYPLSSSSESCKGESLTLGVSPSLYKSDYPGVVPVLSAHSPSVSSEYYIRIEEPVECNISVEEATLDYSPELEASNCTFSMADMKSPTEAHTNAYWSGAKDSKIVISDSDASPTTVHSVEPPHTQKPINSAEQVSQYFSPSDRDRLHCEQTHSGEQEVPLKRAQPSDSCMLPGSLHSTGVQETPRGISVTLSSPSLRQCDPYLEANQRTASEAYYAMMGSLPKNIPRTHNITVDVEAADCLLMGTADPEDDINRFTESETINWASNHSTNNNTLNFDDRQTRGFLDTYLDVHHTTPSSNAAQSLQPGTITIRQNSPSNHSDTFKQHSHMEADGNNSIAFSYTECVSYIQLCSEEQKVVKSSAKERHQITHSAQNTTPQLHIRENMTHFPLRDYSSSNPLSLVAEKSVTKDRSTTPAQDIKVQSAVSTVMNGALSEGVSECCHTSGSISLVNIDDCSDGDVTEITSEVFAHSPLDFAEVEDINVAHMPLHREIRNQEFPQEVIDLASSISPCEVFSPDAYHTSIQPKSLDSGYDTENNESPEFIMKDLEGKPVLSTSIESEYEMVLQMDLEENDLTTTSNSTLKLTSLGNRNQYRDSAYFSDYDAENEKSPCEGGSVFFDNKLDYFFGKEPVNNNSLKKAGTEVDFLASQKEKQYNIPSLIENTDNALLSVKQLYLDRRNRQLSSPAPSPVITVLAPFPPEMGGCLTKESAPEDGLGSEHSGEEPAPECFSSTASEGSSTTQEATTMEDQVNNTSIGFSSANSLGSACTILEVSNCENGEDSPDCPMDGKNENNGVEEKAEVVEEALLNVKQVGSLDNILPALPENLDMPAPLGNCEEDEDSDDSDESDEELRSYSVQEQSEESEEEFTTVPMVVVSERSSSRHLRSLLKMPSLLTQSFCDELERKKKAVSFFDDVTVFLFDQDSPTAELAEYTFPSGKEPNGQAAEGKEDPSEKDVSDSDISSNGNILKDGGMLEWEKDFQLMPNASTLEPASDRICSPPNSPIKLPEEKPAHQGSRFSVSRFSITHVSDSDAESTGGNCSDGDRA; translated from the exons TTCAGCTGCTGAAGTCAGCGGATCTTGGACGTCACAGCTTGCTTTACTTAAAGGAGATTGGCCATGATTGGTTTGGCAAG gtttttctgGGAGAGGTGAATGCTGGACTGAGCACCACACAGGTGGTGGTGAAAGAGCTTAAAGCTAGTGCCAGTATACAGGAGCAGACACAGTTCCTGGAAGAAGCTTTACCTTACCG TACTCTGCAGCATCCTGCCCTCCTGCAGTGCCTGGCTCAGTGCACAGATGTCACACCCTATTTGCTGATTATGGAATACTGTCCCTTG GGTGATGTCAAAGGATACCTCCGTAGCTGCCGGACAGCAGGTTCAGCCACCCCTGACCCATTCATCCTCCAACAAATGGCATGTGAAATTGCCTCCGGGCTTCAGTACCTCCACAAACATAATTACATTCACAG TGACCTGGCTCTCAGGAGCTGTCTTCTGACTTCAGAGATGTCTGTGAAGATCGGAGACTATGGCCTGTCTCATAGCAAATACAAG GACGACTACTTTGTGACGGCAGATCAGATTTGGGTACCATTGCGCTGGATTGCTCCAGAGCTCATTGATGAAGTCCATGGCAACTTATTAATAGTGGACCAGACAAAGTCCAGCAATGTTTG GTCACTGGGTGTGACAATCTGGGAGTTGTTTGAGCTAGGAAGCCAGCCATACAGACACTTCACTGACAGGCAGGTGTTGACATATGCCGTGAAAGAGCAGCAACTGAAGCTGCCAAAACCTTTGCTGAAAGTCCCCCTGTCTGAACGCTG GTATGAAGTGATGCAGTTCTGTTGGCTGCAACCAGAGCAGCGGCCTGTGGTGGAGGAGGTCTACCTGCTGTTGAACTATCTATGTGCTAAAGGTACCACTGAGGCAGAGGAGGACTTTGAAAAACGGTGGAACTCCCTCAGACCAAGTCTAGACACAGGCAGTTCTCAGAGAACCCCAGCCCTAGAGGTGCCCTCATCTACTTCCTCATTCCCCCTTCTGGAGCACTTCTCCATGGTTGACAGTTTTCAGTCTGAGAATGGTGATGAAATACTAACAGTCACTGAGACCAGTGATGGGCTCAACTTTGAGTACAAGTGGGAACAGGCTAAAGCTGAACAGCCATACTGCTCCTCATCGACAAGTGGGCCTCTAGGAAGTAGCAACCCTCATTACCAGGACATATACTATCCCCTTAGCAGTTCCTCAGAAAGCTGCAAAGGGGAGAGTCTTACTCTGGGTGTTTCTCCATCCCTGTATAAGTCAGATTACCCAGGTGTGGTCCCAGTGTTGAGTGCACATAGTCCGTCTGTTAGCAGTGAGTACTATATCCGCATTGAGGAACCTGTAGAGTGCAATATCAGTGTGGAGGAGGCCACTCTTGACTACAGTCCAGAACTTGAAGCCAGCAATTGCACCTTCTCCATGGCTGACATGAAAAGTCCTACTGAGGCTCATACAAATGCATACTGGTCAGGAGCAAAAGACTCTAAAATTGTTATCAGTGATTCAGATGCTAGTCCAACTACTGTCCACAGTGTGGAGCCACCTCATACACAAAAGCCGATAAATTCGGCAGAACAGGTAAGCCAGTACTTTTCTCCCAGTGACCGAGATAGATTGCACTGTGAACAGACACACTCAGGAGAACAGGAAGTTCCTTTGAAAAGAGCCCAACCATCTGATTCTTGTATGTTGCCAGGGAGCTTACACAGCACAGGTGTACAAGAAACTCCACGTGGTATATCGGTTACACTAAGCAGCCCCAGTTTGAGACAGTGTGACCCCTACCTTGAAGCCAATCAGAGGACCGCCAGTGAGGCCTATTATGCTATGATGGGTAGCTTACCGAAGAATATTCCCAGGACACACAATATAACTGTTGACGTTGAAGCTGCCGATTGTCTACTTATGGGTACTGCTGATCCAGAAGATGACATTAATCGTTTTACTGAGAGTGAAACAATTAACTGGGCCTCGAACCACTCCACAAATAACAACACTTTAAACTTTGATGACAGACAAACAAGGGGGTTTCTTGACACCTATCTTGAtgtacaccacaccacaccttcGTCAAATGCCGCCCAGAGCTTACAGCCAGGAACAATAACAATCAGGCAAAATTCTCCAAGTAATCACTCTGATACATTTAAACAGCATTCACACATGGAGGCTGATGGCAACAACTCCATTGCATTTTCATACACAGAGTGCGTGTCATATATACAACTTTGCtctgaggagcagaaggtggtaAAGTCATCAGCCAAAGAAAGACACCAAATTACCCATTCAGCCCAGAACACCACTCCTCAACTGCATATCAGAGAGAACATGACACACTTCCCTCTGAGGGATTATTCAAGTAGCAATCCTCTTTCTCTTGTAGCCGAGAAATCAGTGACTAAGGACCGAAGCACAACTCCAGCACAAGACATAAAAGTGCAGTCAGCTGTTTCTACAGTCATGAATGGAGCTCTGTCTGAGGGTGTCTCCGAGTGCTGTCATACAAGCGGCAGCATCAGCCTGGTAAATATTGATGACTGCAGTGATGGCGATGTTACTGAAATAACATCCGAGGTGTTTGCACACTCTCCTCTTGACTTTGCAGAAGTTGAAGACATTAACGTAGCACATATGCCCTTGCATAGAGAGATTCGAAATCAAGAATTCCCTCAGGAAGTTATAGATCTAGCTTCAAGTATTAGCCCGTGTGAAGTCTTCAGTCCAGATGCTTATCACACATCCATTCAGCCCAAATCACTGGACAGTGGCTATGACACGGAGAACAACGAGTCGCCTGAGTTCATCATGAAAGACCTGGAAGGAAAACCAGTTCTCAGTACGAGTATAGAATCAGAGTATGAAATGGTCCTTCAGATGGACCTTGAAGAAAATGATTTGACCACAACTAGCAATAGTACTCTTAAGCTGACCAGTTTGGGAAACAGGAATCAATATAGAGACTCAGCTTACTTTTCAGACTACgatgctgaaaatgaaaaaagtccATGTGAAGGAGGCAGCGTCTTCTTTGACAACAAATTGGATTATTTCTTTGGAAAAGAACCTGTAAATAACAATTCTCTCAAGAAGGCGGGAACTGAAGTGGACTTCCTAGCAAGTCAGAAGGAGAAGCAGTATAACATCCCAAGCTTGATAGAAAACACAGATAATGCTTTACTGAGTGTCAAACAGTTGTATCTTGACAGGAGGAATAGGCAGCTTTCATCTCCTGCACCCAGTCCAGTGATTACAGTTTTGGCCCCATTTCCTCCAGAGATGGGTGGCTGTTTGACCAAAGAGTCTGCTCCAGAAGATGGCCTTGGATCTGAGCACTCTGGAGAAGAGCCAGCCCCTGAATGCTTTTCCAGCACGGCTTCTGAGGGCTCATCTACAACACAAGAAGCCACAACCATGGAGGACCAAGTTAACAATACTAGCATAGGCTTCTCATCTGCAAACTCCCTGGGTTCAGCATGCACTATATTGGAAGTCAGTAACTGTGAGAATGGGGAAGACAGTCCAGACTGTCCGATGGATGGGAAAAATGAAAATAACGGAGTGGAGGAAAAAGCAGAGGTGGTAGAAGAAGCACTTTTAAATGTTAAGCAGGTTGGTTCTCTGGACAACATTTTGCCTGCCTTACCAGAGAACCTGGACATGCCAGCACCCCTGGGGAACTGTGAGGAAGATGAAGACTCTGATGACAGCGATGAGTCGGATGAAGAGTTGCGTAGCTACAGCGTTCAAGAGCAAAGTGAGGAGAGTGAGGAggagttcaccactgttccgaTGGTAGTTGTGAGTGAGCGAAGTAGCTCCAGACATCTGCGCAGCCTACTCAAAATGCCATCCCTGCTCACCCAGTCCTTTTGCGATGAGCTAGAACGCAAGAAGAAAGCTGTATCTTTTTTCGATGATGTCACTGTGTTCCTTTTTGACCAG GATAGTCCTACAGCGGAACTGGCAGAATACACTTTTCCATCAGGGAAGGAACCCAATGGCCAGGCAGCAGAGGGTAAGGAAGATCCATCAGAAAAGGACGTCAGTGACTCTGATATTTCCTCAAATGGGAATATCTTAAAAGACG GGGGGATGTTGGAATGGGAGAAGGACTTTCAGTTAATGCCCAATGCTTCAACATTAGAACCTGCCTCTGACAGAATCTGCTCTCCCCCAAACTCTCCAATCAAACTTCCAGAGGAGAAGCCTGCACACCAGGGTTCTCGTTTCAGTGTTTCCCGTTTCTCTATTACACATGTGTCTGATTCGGATGCCGAGTCTACTGGAG GTAACTGTTCAGATGGAGACCGGGCATGA